AATGCTCTCATTTCCAAATCCCTGAAAAACTCTTTGTGGTGACATCAAATAAATAAGaatctttttagtttcttttacagaaaagaaagtcaaatttatttaattaaaaactaggaaaaaaaactaggattaaaaattagcaaatacagaaacacacactcaaacatacacacacaagtgcATTATGTATTGACTCACAGAGGGGAAATGCAGTGGTCCAAGACCCCTCAATATGGCTTGTCAGTTATAGGAGAAGAAATCCAAgtatgcgcgtgcacacacacacagcgcaGGCACACAAAAAGGTACACTCAACAGTACACTCAATCTACTGTAAACAAAAATTCAGAATTAGTTTTCAaagcttccttttttaaattcaaaagatGCCCATCTCGGgtgtaaacatacatatattttttcagtggTTTACTGttgacatattttaaatatattagtgtTATTACATGCAACTATTTCCTGTATTTAACACCCTTTCGTTTTATCTTAAAGTCTCTAGCTTCAACCTACCAAAAGTTTCTGGTTGGTAGGAAGACAGGTGCCTTATTCTCTGTGAAATTGAATGTACTGGTTTTAAACACAAGTCACAAAATGTTTGATCAGCATTTCAACACATGGAAATAGTTACATTGATGCTTAAATTGCCATCTTCTGCGAAACGTTCCGCAACTCCAGGGTCGAAGACTAGGCAGTCACTGTTCATAAAGGCTGTTGCAATTCCCTCACGAATAGATAGAGGCGTGGCTTCCCAAATCAATCGCCGCCTATTACCATTTAGCTCAAGTCGATAAGTAAAACGTTCAGCTTGTTCGCGTGTTCCTATCAGCTGGACAACGGCAAAGAATTTCTGGTGACCATCGTAGCTTTCCAGTTTCTCCAAGAATAGTATGAAGTTAAACCCAAAACAGGACTGTATCATCACCCAGTCAAGGGCACCAGCCAGATTAATGTTGACTGCAAGGAAAACTACAACTTCTCCCTGCAGGGTTATAATGGAGTTATTATAGTGCTGCATCAGATGCGGCACTACCGCATCCATGGAGCCTTGCCACCCACAGGAAATACCAGGGCAAGGACAACGACAGGGCCTAAACTCACAGTGTTCTTCATGGTCTGCTTTTTCTGTGGGTGGCATAGTTACTTCACATCCAGAAGAGGCGTATTTACAAGGAAAACGTACTGAATTGGCCAGTTTCTCCATAGCCAAGTTGCGAATGGATGTCAGCGGGCCCCGGCAAGTTGGACAACTTGTGAGCTTTGGGCGACAGTTGCCACAAACAAGATGGCCACTCTGACACTGTATAATTGGAGGTAACACATAGTCAAAGCAGACCGGACACTCAAAAAGACTCGCCAAGTCACTGTTGGACACAGTGGTGTCAGTCAAGACAGGCGCCGAGGAGGCCGCACCGTCTGAGTTTCCAGTAGGTGACGCTCTTTCGGTTTGACGACTCATTTCTGTGGGGGAAGAGCGCGCCTCGGCCATCGGACCTTGCTCAAACACGCtccgtcgtcgtcgtcgtcgtcgccgCCACCAACGCCCGCCACCGCGGGCACAGCCACTGCCACTGCCTCTGCCTCATGCCAGTACCGACGGGACACTCTGGCTCGCCGCCGCCATTAGAGAGTGCGCCCAGCAACGGTCGCCGCGGATCCCCACTGTCCGCCGCCGGCGTTCCGCGCGTTCTCAAACTCGCGCGCGCTCCCGCTAAATATCTCACACTATGGCGGCCACCGCGGGGAGGCTCGGCCCCGCGCGCCTGTGGCCCGCAGGGGGCCAACAAGAATCTTTTTAAAGGAATAGGTCATTGTTACAGTCTCAGCATTCCTTGCCCAGAGCTATTTTGCATGGTGGGTCATAAGTTTTAGTCCTAGTAACTATTTTGGGAGCTCACCTACAATCTGGTGACATGGAAAAAGTATGAAATTAGAACTGCAATAGGAATAATCCAGAGTTTAAAAGATTAAATTAGTACTTAGCTACTTTTCATGTATAAAGGTGCTTTTCAAGCACTAATTAATCCGCTTAAAATCTCTGTGAGCATGGCTGGACTAGGAGAAACTCAGAGTTTtgaagagagaaaagtgaaaagtttatttatttttatttttttatttttttaattttaattttgcttttaaactttacatagaaaagtgaaaagtttCTAGTGGAGCTGTATTTTTCCATAACTCATCTCCAGGCAGACTCTCCTAAATAGGTGTCAATTAAATTCTGCTTATCTGAACAGTCAGGCTGttcagtagattaaaaaaaaattttagttttgcCTGAAACCCTTAGGAATAACCTAAAGTCTTAACCCACAGCGAAACAAAATCTCAGAATTGAGAAATCAAGGAAGCCCAGAACTATCCTGGATATTTGTACATATTCAGAGTCAGTGATGGACTATTATAAAACCAAATACACTGGTTTTAACTAGATTGGACATATTGCTAAGAAAATAACCAGTTACATcaccatgtctgattctgtgcaggTCAATAATTCATTTCTGACTATGGCAGTTTCATCAAACTTTTGGGGTGAAGAAATCCATGTGGGTGTCACTGACTGCTACTGGCAGGCCTGAGGCGTTAACAAGAGCGAAGACCAAATTGAAGGGAAGAAGTGGTTGTGGTAGAAGATCACCAACAAATTCATAAGATGTCAGCCATAATTTCAACCAATGGCCCAGAGAGTAGGGAGAAAAATCTGTTAAAACAATGGGATGAGTAAGAACAAATATAAGGAACAGGTCATGCTGGAAGTACAGGAAGAATTGGAATAGCAGATTTGTGTGGGAATCATGTCAGAAGCCAGGATATTGCAAGTAGATTTAATCTATTAATATGACCTACCCAAAACTCAACCCGAGAAACATGTCAAATTCACGTGGGACATTGTGGCATAGAGCAACAGTACAGCTACCCCCACACACAGcacttacacacacacgcacacacttctAGCCCCACATGCCTGttctatatttttccatttcagtatCACTTTCTAACATGCTTCACAATTAACTTAACCatgttctctctctcactccctaCCAAATGGAAGGTACTGAGGTAGACAGGTTTGTATGTTTTGTTTATTGATGTATGCATATACAACAGTGTCTGGAATATGATAGGCTCTCAGTAACTATTTGCTGACTAAGTGATTTTAAGAAATGAGTATGGGAACTCATTCCAGAGTGCCTTAGTGACGGGTCAAAACACCCTGAGCTCAATATGATGCATTATTTATCAACTGCTATTTCTATAGTCATGTGGACTCTACTTTTAAGTATAGGTtcttgggacctccctggcagtcaagtggttaagactcctagcttcccctgcagggggcacagggttcgatctctggtggGGAAACTTTCTGCATGCTGccctggcatggccaaaagaggaaacaaaaaagtACAAGTTCTCTCTGCTGCTTTTTAGACAAATAGAATGGAGACCCATCAAAGTGAGTTGAGGAAAGGGGAGAGCAACAGGAAAGGGGTTCAGAGGATACTGAAGGGTGAGGGGATGATCAATTCTGTAGGGCCCTGTTGTCCATTGTAAGGATTTTGGCTTTGAGTCCAAGCGAGGTGGGATGCCACTGGAAAGTTTTGAGGAGTAGAGTGACTTGATCTGACATATATTTGAACAGAatctcttgagatgctgtgtgAAAAATAAGCTAGAGGGGTAAAAAGGCCAAAGCTGGAAGACCATTGAAGAGACTACTGCAATAATCCAAAACACAGATGATGATGGCTTGGAATTGAGTGGTAGCACCAGAGGTTTTTTGAACTGGTCAGATTGAGGGTATCTTTTGAAGGTATAGCCAATGGGATTCCTTGATGGATTGGATATGGTGTTTAATAGAAGGAGAATGAATCAAGGAAGATGATAGTGTTTTGCCCTGAGCAAATGGAAGAATGGAAATATCACTTTATTGAGACAAGAAAAACTTGGTTGTTGAATGATTGaggttgtttaaaaaaataccttgGGGATTTTAATGCATTTTCAGATCATGTTTCTTCCTTCAGTGAGGCAGGATGGTAGTGGTGCTGGATACTAATCATTTCACTGTCGATTGTGTAAGTCAGCAAAGCTGTGAGTAGGGTTTTGAggggttgatttttgtttttactcttgAGATTAAATATGATCCAgtacaaagaatattcagaatatCTGTCAAGGAAGGAATAGATTTTATTATAGCAGATTAATGAGCACATTAAGATAAGACCATTTAGTGTTTTACTATGAAATTcaccaaaagaaatgaagtagtTTTGGTGTCTATTGGTCATCTTAAATTCATTGATACCAGTAAActgtaaattaaatatatgtatgcatacaaaGTGGAAACCACTACCAAAAACAAGATCAGAGCAACAAGAAGCCACACTATATTAAACTGAAAATGCTACACACACATAACTCTGAAGTTACACTACTTTCTGCAAGTGAAATCTTAAGGAGTATGTCACTGATTTCACTTTTGTGGAAAATCTGTACAAACTCGGTATGGATAATAATATGGcatttgttaagaaaaaaaaaaattagagacacaCTCATCTCCTTTGATCCAGAACTCCACTTCTACTAATTTCTCCTGAGGTGATATTAAGAACATGCACAAAGATTTACATCCCAGAGTGTTTCTCAGGGCTTTTGTTATAATAAAAATTGGAGACCATTTAAACAGCTAAATCTAGAGTGTTTGAATAAATGATGCACATTCATTCAGTGGAATACTATACAGCCAATTCAAAGAATATTGTCAAAGTGCACATATTAGTACACAAAAACCTgcctgacatattgagtgaaaaaaacaagttagaaaacaaaattacatatGACCCCATTTGAAGACTTCTGCAGGTAATCTATTTTTGAACAGAAAAATTCTGCAAGTGTACACTGCAAAATGGTAACTGGCTATCACTGGTGGGATTATAGAAGTTTCTATGATTATCTCTATTTACTAAAATAAATCTGTACTacatttacaataaaaatatacaaatgcatGGAACAACAGTGCTTACATTAGACAGAGATATTTCATGCTTTAGAAAGATACACAAGTCTTATTTTCCGTGGAGACACACCCTTGTTCATGCATCACAGGGTAAACCTTTAACAGCATATTATTACTGGCACTCCCTGGCTACAGTATttctgattgctgctgctgctgctgctgctaagtcgcttcagtcatgtccgactctgtgcgaccctgtagatggcagcccaccaggctcccccatccctaggattctccaggtaagaacactggagtgggttgccatttccttctccgacgcatgaaagtgaaagtgaagtcattcagtcgtgtctgactcttagagaccccatggactgcagcctaccaggctcctccatccatggggttttccaggcaagagtactagagtgggttgccactgccttctccgatgtatatgtatatgcatgtatttttcctttcaattttattgagatataactgatataTAGCACTCTACAAGTTTAAGGTATAGAGCAAAACGATTTGACTTACACACATGATGAAATGACTTTAACAGTTGGCTTAGTGAACATGCAT
This DNA window, taken from Bubalus kerabau isolate K-KA32 ecotype Philippines breed swamp buffalo chromosome X, PCC_UOA_SB_1v2, whole genome shotgun sequence, encodes the following:
- the LOC129639332 gene encoding E3 ubiquitin-protein ligase SIAH1-like; the encoded protein is MAEARSSPTEMSRQTERASPTGNSDGAASSAPVLTDTTVSNSDLASLFECPVCFDYVLPPIIQCQSGHLVCGNCRPKLTSCPTCRGPLTSIRNLAMEKLANSVRFPCKYASSGCEVTMPPTEKADHEEHCEFRPCRCPCPGISCGWQGSMDAVVPHLMQHYNNSIITLQGEVVVFLAVNINLAGALDWVMIQSCFGFNFILFLEKLESYDGHQKFFAVVQLIGTREQAERFTYRLELNGNRRRLIWEATPLSIREGIATAFMNSDCLVFDPGVAERFAEDGNLSINVTISMC